Within Massilia litorea, the genomic segment GCGACCGAGCCGTGACTGGCATTTCACGTTGTGTAGTCGACTCGGGGTTGCTCCAACAAATGCAGAAGGACCCGGAAAGCGCAGCAGCGGAAGCAGCCGCGAAACGCTACCTCGATAGCTGCGGAGCAGCCCAGGGGGATCGCTTTATTGCTGCGGAGTGGCGAGGCGCACGCAAGGTCAGCGCGCTGGCGTACCTGCTCGACTATAAGGAGCTACTGGGCACAACGGTTGCCGTTAAGGGATCGCTGCTGCACCGTGGCCAGTTGACGCTGTTGCATCCGCCCGGCAGGCCAGACGCCTATATCGTCGTAGATATCGACGAGCTCTCGCGAGACGAGCGCGAGCGCATTTTGCTAGATTGCGCAAGCGGATGTCAGATGGAAGTCTATGGCAAGGTAGGTAACATCGTCGGGCAAAAAGGACTGGCTGCAATTAGAATCCGTTAGCGTGTGCTGCTGCCAGCTTGGCATCCTTACTTTTTTTCAAACTAAGTACCCCTAACAAAACCCTTTCCGTGCTGGGATGTCAACGACCTCGTGCACTGAACCATTCCGAACCTCTGCAACCGGCCAGGAGCGGACCTTTCGCCCCATGGTTAGAAACCAGCAGATACGCCTACACTTCAAACAGAAAGTCTTACCAACTCTTCAACTTAAAGGTCCTTCTAATGCAAAAAATACTTTTGGAACCTGAGTCACGCTAGCAGATTTTGGCAGACCTCTCGGAACATAGAAAAACGTGGGATGCCTTGGGGATCGATGAAAAATTCATGACAGACCTCATCGCGCAGAAAGGTGATACGCATTTTATTGTTGGGTTGGCGGTCGTTGTCGAGGGCGCCGCAGCTATCGTGTTGCAGAAGAACCTAAATGCCAACGAAGACTTCGTGGAGTGGGTCATGAAGAAGACTAAACACAGCGAACGGCTTCACCTTCTGAAAATTCTAAAAAAGATTGATTCGACTTCCTACGACATGCTCTTGAAGTTGGCGGAGATACGGAACGCATTCGCGCACCAGCCAGCAAACCTGAAGAAGTCGCTCGAACAGTTTTATACTGATCAAAAGCCTCAATGGAAGTACGAGCTGCAAAATGCTCTAGCACAGCAGCTGGTCACGGATAAGTCATTTCTCAAAAACCTCAAGTCAGGAGATATTGATGACGCTTGCTTGCTTGCTAAATTCAGAGACACACTGCTCAGTGGCCTGATGGTGCCCCTCTATGAGCTTGTGAGTGGCCTAAGCTAGTGTGGCAATGTTGGGCTAATTTATGGCCGCCCCTCCTTTAGCGCTATAAAAGCAAAATCCTTCCATGTTCAGCCAATCGGAACGTCTGTAATCGGCCAAAAGCGGACTTAGTCTACTTTATTGAAACCCTATGAATAAGAAAATATCGGTAGAAGTTGTGAAACACGAGACCATTTTTGTTAGACGGGTGCACCTTGATCGGCAAGGATGAGATTGCCAGCGCACTCGGATCGGCTCTGGGAAATGATTCAAACTTTATTCTTGTGATCCGGTTCACGCCGTTCAAGAACTACAGAGGCATAGGGACAATCATGTATGCTAGCCAACGCGCTGGCATGCCGGCATGCCGGACGACAACTTACGCTGGGTGACGGACGACGGACAACGGCGACGTTGTGAAGTTCGACGAGTCGACGTCGCCTTATCGCTGGAACGCGCTGATGCTCTGGTTTGCCATGCCATATCGACAAAATTATTGCCAAGTCAAAATATCAGCTAAAATTGATGTTCCAAATGTTATTACGCACAGACGTGTCGTCCGACACGCGGGCTTTAAGTTTAACCGATGAAAAATTACTATTCAGTGCTCGGTGTGTTACCAACGGCCGAACTTGCCGTTATACGTGCGGCGTACCGCGCACTATGCCAGATATACCACCCAGATAAATACAGTGGTAACAAAGATTATGCTGAGGCCCTGACGAAAGAACTTAACGAGGCTTGGTCGGTGCTTTCGGATGCTGAGAAGCGCCGGCAGTATGACAAGGCTATCGGGAGCCAGCAGCAGTTTGCCGACACATCCGGCTCAGAGCGTGTTGAACAGCCCTTCCGGGAAACCCTCATCCAGAGCTTTCCTGAACTGCAGACTATTGCAGAATATTACTTCGATATTTGGGACTTGATCGAACGCCTGCAGAAGGTTTCCCGGCAGTTGGCAACCGGGTTCGTCGCAACTCTCCTGCAAACAAAAGCATATAAAGGACGGGCAGAGCTTGCGAAGCAGCTGGAGCAACGCTTTTTCATTTCGTATTTCGGAAAAGACAAAAGAATTCAGGAGTTCGCAAGAGGCCTGATCGCTGCGGGAAATAGAGAGGCAGCGCTGGAGCTTAATAAGGCAGTAACGATTTTTGGCTCTGGTATCGAAGCGGATTTGATCATAAACAAAATATCGGTGAAGTATGACCTTGGCGGGAATGATCCTCAGCCGGGCTTCGCGACAAGCGCGCAGAAGGACCGAAATAGAAACCCCGAGCGCTCCGCACGCCAAAACGAAACGCAGCACGACGCGAGCTCCTCTGACCAGAGCATCATCTCGCATTCCATAAAAAGGCTGGAAAAAATGCGCTCTGCGGCTTATCTACCCTCGCCCAACGATTGGCTGAGTGCAACTAAAACGCTGAGGTCCGCTCTCGAAATATCATTAACATTCAAAAGCTCCCGGAAGAGCATGTTCTCCTCTGAGGAGATAGCGGTTTTTCATCTTGGAAAAAAAACCTGGGACGTGCCCTTGAAGTCACAGGAATTGAGGGTATGGGTTACCCAAGAACTGATTCCGATGGCGGAAAGAAAACTGCAACGTGAATGAAGCTGATTGGCCACCGAAAACCCTGAGTCTCCGATAACTCAGCTGGAAACTGGACGGTATGCTTTTCAAAATGCTGAGGCGCACGATTGGTGCAATAGCGAATACTAGGGCAAAGAGCTTACGCCGTGTACGCGCCTGGTAAGCATGCGTACTCATCGCGGTACAATGCACGGGACGCCATCCTTATGGATCTGCATCACCCTTTACTCGGAAAACAAAAGGTTTACCGTGACCAGCATTGGTTATCGGACTGCGACGCTCGACCAACCTAGGGACGCGTTGCGGCTTGCACAATTGATCTGACGAACCTGAGCACGATTACTCGCCAGCTTGCACTCGTATCGAGCCTAGACGCGCCTAACCCGCCTTTTTGTAGCCAAGGTTAAAGTTACTCATCGCCCGTAAGATTAGGGCTGCCCATCCACTATAAGGTCTGCTATGGGCGAGTGTTATTGGGATGAGCTCGGCTGTGGCGCTTCTATGATGCGGAAGAGTCGTTATCGCAGATTAGCTAGGCAGGCTTAACGAACTAATCCAGAGTCATCCAACTCAACCTTGCAATCAATTGCGCATAACAAAGCCTGGCTTACCGTTTGAAGATTTGACAGTACTACCGATCGAGGTAAATTAGTTTCACTGACATCATTTACGGCTTCGCCGAATCTAAAAATTAAATCTCGTTCAGGAAAACATTTTAGAAGTCTAAGAGATGGATGGTAGTCGCAATAACGTTACACAGATTTGACAAACTTAAGGATTGCATGAATACCACTTGACCTTTGGTCAGGGCGGGATAACAATAGCTATTCTTCACCTCGTTCGCAAGGAGTGCGCGAGTACAGATTCAAGATCTGGCTCAACGAGGTAGCGCGCAATACGCTACTCAGCACTCCGACGCAACAGTTCCTAATAGAGCTTCGTCGGATAATTTAACCTGCCGGACTAGTCACGTCGGCGCAGTTAGGAATCTAACGATGACCCTCACAATCAAATCTCGCAATCTTCTTTCCCTGTCGTTTCAGAACAGTGCAGGGGCTCCCGCTCGTCCAACAAAGAATGGCCATAGCAAAGCACTTCCAGTAGGAAGCATCGATCTTCAACAACCTGGTCGACTAAGAGCTGGTCATCTGATGACACTCTTCAGCGTCGGCCACTCCACGTTATATAACCACATCCGGGCGGGCCTGATTCCTCAACCTGATGGAGCAGACGGTGCGCGGCCATACTGGAAAACGGAAACCGTTCGCTTAGCACTTCAAAAGTAAGCGGTGTACTAGTAAGCAGGTTCAAAGCTCAGTAAGGAGTACATGAGCATGTCGCTATGGAAAACGCTACTGATCGATCGCATTCATATGAATATATCGATCACGACAGACTATCTGTATAAATGTGCGTGCGGGCAACTATGGGGTATGCATGACATACAAAAAGATCTGCTCCCGCAGGGAAGAATCACCGTAAGCAAGGGCAAATACTCGACTCGCATCGGATTTTATCCGGACAAAAAGAGGAAGATTGCCGATATCGAGGTAGGACAAGCACATAAGAATCGTTACTTGAAGCTAAGTCTATACCCGCCAAAATTCGTTGGCGATGAGTTTTCCAGGTTTAAGGAAATCTTGGACAGTCTGCTCCCAGACTTTAGCTACGCTAAATTCTTCTTCGAGTCTCATGTTTCCTATATCGAGATTGCATGCGATTCGCTTACGCATCTGGCCCACACCTTCATTCCTTTTCGACAAAAGACAAATCATTCTCGCATTTTTTGCGACAAACACGGCGTGAAAGGAGCCACCTATTTAGGGAGTCGAGCTAGCAATTTGCTTTTTTGCATTTATAACAAGACAAAACATCTGATAGAAACCAAAAAGTTACCGGCTCATAAACTTCACACTCGTATAGAAGCAAGATCGCGGAAACTGAAACTAGCACCTGCTGAGTTGTTACTCAAAATGCCGAATCCATTCCATCGCCTTTGGATCGCAGACATTAACAAGGCCAGCACTCTCTCTGAAGATCCTGAGTGGCTACTTTTCTTGGGTGCATGCGCGACTATAGGATCCGCAGCAGCTTTGGCAAACTTGAAAAAAAAAGATAGGAAGGTTTTTATGGATAGACTGTTCGCTGCTCGCGCAACTTGGTGGACACCAGCGTTCCGCTGGACTGGTCTAGCAGCCGCACTAGAACAGATCGCTCCTTAATCCATCAACGCGACGGTTGCAATCAATTGCAGATAACATCGACTAACATGTGCACCGCGGCCATGCGCTGTCCTCATTAACGGTTCCGATCTCTACAAGAGCAGACATGTGCTTTTCCTCAATAAATCATCCCGATCTATCCACATATCGCTTGCAATCAATTGCAAATAACAGAAAGTAACACTGCCATAACAATGCGGAGCTGTCTAAGTCGGCAACACAACACTAGACGGACTTTCTGCACTGAGCGTACACTCTCACGTACTGCGCTCATCTTTTCCCCTTGAGTTCGAAATGGAACAGAAACCGAAATTAAATTTACTGAAACCTGACAAGGCTTCGAAAATTCTTTCGCTCAAGACACTGTTCACTAAGCTAACCGGGCGAGAGCCAACGGAAGAGGAACTGGCGGAAGCCAAGCGAATGTTGAAAAGCAAGAATCCACGCAATTGATTGCACGGAATGGAACCCAGTTCCTGCCCTTCGAACTGGTGAATTTACCCCGGTGGATCTTGAGAATCGTCCGTTTGACCAGGGGTGGAGAAGGAAAAATGAATACGACTCCAATGACCAGACGCCGAAAGCGCCTCCGTTACCCACTACGGAAAATCCGCAAGACTGAACAACTCAGACCGCGACTGTGATAGTCGACTAAGCTTCGAGGTTTGCCAACGTCCATAAGGAGGACAATATGAGTAATAAAGAAACGTATAGCCAAGCACTGGAGCGTATCTATAGCGAAGACCATCAGCGGGTAGGCAACAAGGACTTCCTACTTCAGATGGTACAAGACGGAAACTTCTCAGGGGTGAAGTACGAAGATAAACCTCAGTACTGGCAAGCCTCGGGTGTCAGCAAGGATGAGTTCGATGCTGCCCAAGCCCGTGGTGCGGAAAAGAAGCGTGCCCGAGCGAGCTATCAAACGCTGACCGGCGGCAAGCCGTGACCAAACCACAAAGAACAAGTCACCGAGAGAATGCCACGACTATCGGCAGTAGCAGATGTAGTCAGACGATCTAACGCACCGCTACAGTGTAGATCCGTTTCGAGCAGGTAGGATACAGGTCTTGGGAACGCAGGGTAATGCTCCTCGATCACTGATCTCGAGCATGAGCAGGCAATCCATCAGTTACAAGGAGACGACATGAATACGCTTGACCGCTTTCGTGGATGTCTAATCGGCCTGGCTTGTGGCGACGCTATCGGCACGACCGTTGAGTTTCGCCCACGCGGCAGTTTTAATCCGGTGACCGACATGGTCGGAGGTGGACCGTTTGCTTTGCAACCTGGACAGTGGACCGATGACACCTCAATGGCGCTGTGCTTAGCCACCAGCCTACTCGAGTGCAACGCATTCGATGCCACCGACCAGATGCAACGCTACTGTTGGTGGATGGACGAGGGTTACCTGAGCAGTACTGGGGACTGCTTTGACATCGGCATGACGGTCGTTGCGGCGCTGCGTAGGTTTCGACGCACTGGAGAACCGTTCAGCGGCAGCACTGACCCACGCTCGGCGGGCAATGGCTGTTTAATGCGTCTGGCTCCAATCCCGATGTTTTACTTCGGCGACCGCGAGATAGCGATTGCGCAATCGGGTAATAGTGCCAGAACGACGCACGGTGCCCTGGAATGTGTGGATGCCTGCCGGTTGTTCGGCGCCATGCTCTGGCTGGCGCTATCGGGTGCCACCAAAGAGATAATCCTCTTTGGCCACGGCATAAACGATATGCAGCCGGAACGGCTGACATCGATAGCACGCGGAGATTACCGTGACCGAGATGTATCCACGATCCGCGGTAATGGGTACGTAGTTGACAGCCTAGAAGCCGCGCTCTCGTGCTTCGCCCGTACCGATAATTTCGAACAGGCGATCCTCCTTGCTACCAACTTGGGCGAAGATGCTGATACGACTGCCGCAATCTGCGGTCAGTTAGCAGGTGCGTTTTATGGCGTGAATGGGATTCCTACCCGGTGGAGGTCGCTTGTGACTATGGCGGACGTAATCGAGGGTTTGACAGACAAACTATTTGAACGGGCATCAAACGACAGTTGATGTGAGGAAATTAAATTATTTTTAACATATAACTTTTCGTCGATTTTCGACTTCTTTATGCTGAGGAGCGGGAAACCTTATGACATATTGCAGCACTTATATTGGTGATTTGCACGATCCGAAATTTGATATTAACAATTTTGAAATCGGAAATCTTCCTCGGAATCTCTGCCCGTCATTCCCTCCGGTAGGAGAGCATTATAATCGTCCGTTTCACGATTGGGTCGGACTCCGGGAGGTGCCAATCAAAGAAACTGACTATACCGCCTATGTTGCTACGTTGTCCAAGAGTCAGATTGAGGATTATATAAGATTTGCTTATGATTCTGACCCTAGCTACAACGACCCGAAAGCTATGCTGACGTGGGAAGGCAAGGCATATCTGGTTGAAAAGCTCAACGAAATAAAAGACTTTGTTGCAACACTAGACCCGTGCAAGGAATATGCACTCGTAGCTGAGTGCGATTAAAGTTAGAAAATTAACGCAGGGCGCGAAGCACGTCTTATCACTAAACGCGCCCAAAGACGAGCCAACGTAGAAATTAACAGCACAACATGCCTCGCCTAACGAAAACATAGCGTCTGTATCCCCAAGCCATGCTGCAGCGCGGAGGTCGCTGATCGGTAGATTTTCAGCGTCATCGGAGTTTTCTTCGTCCATAGCACGGCTCCTCATCTTAGACGTAGTAATGAGACGCCCCTGTGCTTTCGTACACTTTACACGGTTACGAACTTGTCGTTATCAAGCGTTTGCTCGCCATCCCATCGGTAAGCGACAAGAGGCTTATCGGTTTTGCTGTAAGAATCCACACACGCCACCTTAGTAGAGCGGGACGATCCGGCAAGCTATAGTGTCCAATGAAGACGGGTTTAGAGTCGTCATAGTCAATAGCGCTATTCGCGGGAAGCAGTGAATCTAGTATGC encodes:
- a CDS encoding ADP-ribosylglycohydrolase family protein; the encoded protein is MNTLDRFRGCLIGLACGDAIGTTVEFRPRGSFNPVTDMVGGGPFALQPGQWTDDTSMALCLATSLLECNAFDATDQMQRYCWWMDEGYLSSTGDCFDIGMTVVAALRRFRRTGEPFSGSTDPRSAGNGCLMRLAPIPMFYFGDREIAIAQSGNSARTTHGALECVDACRLFGAMLWLALSGATKEIILFGHGINDMQPERLTSIARGDYRDRDVSTIRGNGYVVDSLEAALSCFARTDNFEQAILLATNLGEDADTTAAICGQLAGAFYGVNGIPTRWRSLVTMADVIEGLTDKLFERASNDS
- a CDS encoding J domain-containing protein, with protein sequence MKNYYSVLGVLPTAELAVIRAAYRALCQIYHPDKYSGNKDYAEALTKELNEAWSVLSDAEKRRQYDKAIGSQQQFADTSGSERVEQPFRETLIQSFPELQTIAEYYFDIWDLIERLQKVSRQLATGFVATLLQTKAYKGRAELAKQLEQRFFISYFGKDKRIQEFARGLIAAGNREAALELNKAVTIFGSGIEADLIINKISVKYDLGGNDPQPGFATSAQKDRNRNPERSARQNETQHDASSSDQSIISHSIKRLEKMRSAAYLPSPNDWLSATKTLRSALEISLTFKSSRKSMFSSEEIAVFHLGKKTWDVPLKSQELRVWVTQELIPMAERKLQRE
- a CDS encoding replication initiation factor domain-containing protein — protein: MSMSLWKTLLIDRIHMNISITTDYLYKCACGQLWGMHDIQKDLLPQGRITVSKGKYSTRIGFYPDKKRKIADIEVGQAHKNRYLKLSLYPPKFVGDEFSRFKEILDSLLPDFSYAKFFFESHVSYIEIACDSLTHLAHTFIPFRQKTNHSRIFCDKHGVKGATYLGSRASNLLFCIYNKTKHLIETKKLPAHKLHTRIEARSRKLKLAPAELLLKMPNPFHRLWIADINKASTLSEDPEWLLFLGACATIGSAAALANLKKKDRKVFMDRLFAARATWWTPAFRWTGLAAALEQIAP